The Agromyces hippuratus genome has a window encoding:
- a CDS encoding NUDIX hydrolase: MTQSESYTEAYAASHGRFAVIPAAYVVLRRGDEVLLQLRRGTGYFDEHWACGAAGHVEQGESLLAAAARETREELGVELDESALTVLTVMHRTGGAPHRAIEERIDVFFSATAWRGEPSLMEDKAVELRWFPLDALPDPVVPHELAILEALRDGALSPITPYGF; encoded by the coding sequence GTGACCCAGTCCGAGTCGTACACCGAGGCCTACGCGGCGTCCCATGGTCGCTTCGCGGTCATCCCGGCCGCCTACGTCGTGCTCCGGCGCGGCGACGAGGTGCTGCTCCAGCTGCGGCGCGGCACGGGCTACTTCGACGAGCACTGGGCGTGCGGCGCCGCCGGCCACGTCGAGCAGGGCGAGTCGCTGCTCGCCGCAGCCGCGCGCGAGACTCGCGAGGAACTCGGCGTCGAGCTCGACGAGTCGGCGCTCACCGTGCTGACCGTCATGCACCGCACGGGAGGCGCCCCGCACCGCGCGATCGAGGAGCGCATCGACGTGTTCTTCAGCGCGACGGCGTGGCGCGGTGAGCCGAGTCTCATGGAGGACAAGGCCGTCGAGCTCCGCTGGTTCCCGCTCGACGCCCTGCCCGATCCCGTGGTGCCGCACGAACTCGCGATTCTCGAGGCGCTGCGCGACGGCGCCCTCTCCCCGATCACGCCGTACGGATTCTGA
- the erm gene encoding 23S ribosomal RNA methyltransferase Erm codes for MSAFDRSPVVGGRHELGQNFLVDRRIIDRVVALTAATRGPIVELGAGSGAITRELAALGRPLTALEIDGRRAGSLRREFEHDADVTILEADALAWRFPAAPHVVVGNVPFHLTTAIMRSLLARGHWTDAILLTQWEVARRRCGIGGSSLLTAQWDPWFTFRLHERVPARAFRPAPSVDGGVFTIERRHEPLVPTADRSAYQAFVAEVYRGKGRGLAQILRRTSRPVPAERVRGLLSSVGVAADVLPSRLTGAQWAALWAGLRPTTGGRG; via the coding sequence GTGTCTGCGTTCGACCGTTCGCCGGTCGTCGGCGGTCGTCACGAACTCGGCCAGAACTTCCTCGTCGACCGCCGCATCATCGACAGGGTCGTCGCACTGACGGCTGCCACTCGCGGCCCGATCGTCGAACTCGGCGCCGGCAGCGGCGCGATCACCCGCGAACTCGCGGCGCTCGGCCGGCCGCTCACCGCGCTCGAGATCGACGGGCGCCGGGCCGGTTCGCTCCGTCGTGAGTTCGAGCACGACGCCGACGTGACGATCCTCGAGGCCGATGCGCTCGCGTGGCGGTTTCCCGCGGCACCCCACGTCGTCGTCGGCAATGTGCCGTTCCATCTCACGACGGCCATCATGCGATCGCTCCTCGCCCGCGGGCACTGGACCGACGCGATCCTGCTCACCCAGTGGGAGGTCGCGCGGCGCCGTTGCGGGATCGGCGGTTCGAGCCTGCTCACGGCCCAGTGGGACCCGTGGTTCACGTTCCGCCTGCACGAGCGCGTGCCGGCTCGGGCGTTCAGGCCGGCGCCGTCAGTCGACGGCGGTGTCTTCACGATCGAGCGGCGCCATGAGCCACTCGTGCCGACGGCAGACCGTTCCGCGTACCAGGCGTTCGTCGCCGAGGTCTACCGGGGGAAGGGGCGCGGACTCGCCCAGATCCTCCGCCGCACCTCGCGGCCGGTGCCCGCTGAGCGGGTTCGCGGGCTGCTGAGCTCCGTGGGTGTCGCTGCCGACGTGTTGCCGAGCCGGCTCACCGGCGCGCAATGGGCCGCACTCTGGGCCGGGTTGCGCCCGACTACCGGAGGTCGCGGCTGA
- a CDS encoding TIGR03364 family FAD-dependent oxidoreductase codes for MSAVIGAAGFDVAVVGSGIVGLGAALAAHRRGQRVVVIERGSEPSGASVRNFGHLCFTPQAGLAREFALTSRELWLGLALDAGVWLRESGTLVAARRDDEFAVLRDLAATRGDEVELLTAAEAEERMPLASGTAVGGAFLPLDLQANPRQAVIALAAHLEREGVEFRRRTTVGAVRPGRVETSRGPIDAGRVIVAVNHDLDLLYPELAERHGIVRCSLDMMRVSAELRMPLAAPLLTGWSLVRYGAFSATPAAAALRERLHAERPDLAALDLNQMYARLPDGTLIVGDTHSRGATVAPFQSEFAFESMLGETRALFGVEELRVVERWQGVYASGPDDFLIEEIEPGVHLASATTGIGMTTGLGLAEHVVAGFTGEPRCSGGSQISGDSRISGDASAFGPALTTTLQKGAS; via the coding sequence ATGAGCGCGGTGATCGGCGCGGCCGGCTTCGACGTCGCCGTGGTCGGCTCGGGCATCGTCGGCCTCGGCGCCGCACTCGCCGCGCACCGGCGGGGGCAGCGGGTCGTCGTGATCGAGCGGGGCAGCGAGCCCTCCGGGGCATCCGTGCGCAACTTCGGACACCTGTGCTTCACGCCGCAGGCCGGGCTCGCCCGCGAGTTCGCGCTCACCTCTCGTGAGCTGTGGCTCGGACTCGCCCTCGACGCCGGCGTGTGGCTGCGCGAGTCGGGCACCCTCGTGGCCGCCCGTCGCGACGATGAGTTCGCGGTGCTCCGCGACCTCGCTGCGACGCGCGGCGACGAGGTCGAGCTGCTCACGGCGGCCGAGGCCGAAGAGCGGATGCCGCTCGCCTCGGGCACGGCCGTCGGCGGCGCGTTCCTGCCGCTCGACCTGCAGGCGAACCCTCGCCAGGCCGTCATCGCACTCGCCGCGCACCTCGAACGGGAGGGCGTGGAATTCCGTCGCCGCACCACGGTCGGCGCCGTGCGGCCCGGCCGCGTCGAGACGAGCCGCGGCCCGATCGACGCCGGCCGCGTGATTGTCGCGGTGAACCACGACCTCGACCTGCTCTACCCCGAGCTCGCCGAGCGCCACGGCATCGTGCGGTGCTCGCTCGACATGATGCGGGTCTCCGCCGAACTGCGGATGCCGCTCGCCGCGCCGCTCCTCACCGGGTGGTCGCTCGTGCGCTACGGCGCCTTCTCGGCGACGCCGGCCGCAGCGGCGCTCCGCGAGCGACTGCACGCCGAGCGGCCCGACCTCGCAGCGCTCGACCTGAACCAGATGTACGCGCGGCTGCCCGACGGCACCCTCATCGTGGGCGACACCCACTCGCGCGGGGCCACCGTCGCGCCCTTCCAATCCGAGTTCGCCTTCGAGTCGATGCTCGGTGAGACCCGCGCGCTCTTCGGCGTCGAGGAGCTGCGCGTCGTCGAGCGCTGGCAGGGCGTCTACGCGAGCGGGCCCGACGACTTCCTCATCGAGGAGATCGAACCCGGCGTGCACCTCGCAAGCGCGACCACGGGCATCGGCATGACGACGGGCCTCGGGCTCGCCGAGCACGTCGTCGCCGGCTTCACCGGCGAACCACGATGCTCCGGCGGCTCGCAGATCTCCGGCGACTCGCGGATCTCCGGCGACGCGTCGGCCTTCGGCCCGGCACTCACGACCACCCTGCAGAAAGGCGCATCATGA
- a CDS encoding endonuclease/exonuclease/phosphatase family protein, which produces MRVISYNLRKHRASGELVGLVERYSPDILCLQECDTQDLPQQIHDLQLADATQRNRLGLALYYDAERFRAVRIQAFALKKSLHDRLLRPAHERLIGVRLFDNEAQRELIVASFHAAPLTALNSLRRHQIKSALGELQFLGPGLPTLMVGDYNYPIFKENLGEKVRDSGYDLTLSDKRTYTRYKFFRGHFDLATSVGLDIAGVETLARGSSDHMPILVDADYSVAVPASAP; this is translated from the coding sequence ATGCGCGTGATCAGCTACAACCTCCGCAAGCACCGGGCGAGTGGCGAGCTCGTCGGCCTCGTCGAGCGCTACTCGCCCGACATCCTCTGCCTGCAGGAGTGCGACACGCAAGACCTGCCGCAGCAGATCCACGATCTGCAGCTCGCCGACGCGACCCAGCGCAACCGGCTCGGCCTCGCGCTCTACTACGACGCCGAGCGGTTCCGGGCGGTGCGCATCCAGGCCTTCGCACTGAAGAAGTCGTTGCACGACCGGCTGCTGCGGCCCGCGCACGAGCGCCTCATCGGTGTGCGGCTCTTCGACAACGAGGCGCAGCGCGAGCTGATCGTCGCCTCGTTCCACGCGGCGCCGTTGACCGCGCTGAACTCGCTGCGACGCCACCAGATCAAGTCGGCCCTCGGAGAGCTCCAGTTCCTCGGCCCCGGCCTGCCCACCCTCATGGTCGGCGACTACAACTACCCGATCTTCAAGGAGAACCTCGGCGAGAAGGTGCGCGACTCGGGCTACGACCTGACGCTCAGCGACAAGCGCACGTATACGCGGTACAAGTTCTTCCGCGGTCACTTCGATCTCGCGACCTCGGTCGGTCTCGACATCGCCGGCGTCGAGACGCTCGCGCGCGGGTCATCCGATCACATGCCGATCCTCGTCGACGCCGACTACAGCGTCGCGGTGCCCGCGAGCGCCCCGTGA
- the purL gene encoding phosphoribosylformylglycinamidine synthase subunit PurL produces the protein MLDTVEVAATSPEKEQPYAALGLKPDEYERIRNILGRRPTSAELAMYSVMWSEHCSYKSSKIYLRQFGKKVTPEMKKNLMVGMGENAGVIDVGEGWAVTFKIESHNHPSYIEPFQGAATGVGGIVRDIISMGARPVAVMDALRFGAIDHPDTARVVHGVVSGISFYGNCLGLPNIGGETWFDPVYQANPLVNALAVGVMRHEDLHLANAKGAGNKVVLFGARTGGDGIGGASILASDSFDEGGPTKRPAVQVGDPFAEKVLIECCLELFAGDLVEGIQDLGAAGISCATSELASNGDGGMAIVLDDVLLRDPTLTPEEILMSESQERMMAIVRPEKLDGFLEVVKKWDVETSVLGEVTDTGRLSIMWHGQEIVNVDPRTVAVDGPVYERPVAYPTWIDALQADTAAKLDRPATPEEIRAQFLQLVGSANQADAAWVTNQYDKYVLGNTALSYPDDAGMVRVDEESGLGVSVATDANGRYSQLDPRQGAKLALAEAYRNVAVSGAVPAAVSDCLNFGSPENPEVMWQFSETVEGLSDGCLELGIPVTGGNVSFYNQTGDVPIHPTPVIAVLGVIDDVARRIPSGWQDDGHNIYLLGDTALELDGSAWAGVVHGHLGGRPPAVDLAGEKRLAELLNAAAIEGLIDSAHDLSDGGLAIALAEAVGRFGLGARVVLDEVAGDADIDLATALFSESTGRVIVTVPREDDVKFRGLCDGRDYPVRRIGVTDATSGALEVQGLFTVSIDELRGINRAPLADAFGPIVGY, from the coding sequence GTGCTCGACACCGTCGAGGTCGCGGCGACCTCTCCCGAGAAGGAGCAGCCGTACGCCGCCCTGGGCCTGAAGCCCGACGAGTACGAGCGCATCCGCAACATCCTGGGCCGTCGCCCCACGAGCGCCGAGCTCGCGATGTACTCGGTCATGTGGAGCGAGCACTGCTCGTACAAGTCGTCGAAGATCTACCTTCGCCAGTTCGGCAAGAAGGTCACGCCCGAGATGAAGAAGAACCTCATGGTGGGCATGGGCGAGAACGCGGGCGTCATCGACGTCGGCGAGGGCTGGGCGGTCACGTTCAAGATCGAGAGCCACAACCACCCGAGCTACATCGAGCCGTTCCAGGGCGCCGCGACCGGCGTCGGCGGCATCGTGCGCGACATCATCTCGATGGGTGCACGCCCGGTCGCCGTCATGGACGCGCTGCGCTTCGGCGCCATCGACCACCCCGACACCGCGCGCGTCGTGCACGGCGTGGTCTCGGGCATCAGCTTCTACGGCAATTGCCTCGGCCTGCCGAACATCGGCGGCGAGACCTGGTTCGACCCGGTGTACCAGGCGAACCCGCTCGTGAACGCCCTCGCGGTCGGCGTCATGCGCCACGAAGACCTGCACCTCGCCAACGCCAAGGGCGCCGGCAACAAGGTCGTGCTCTTCGGCGCCCGCACGGGCGGCGACGGCATCGGCGGCGCGTCGATCCTCGCGTCCGACAGCTTCGACGAGGGCGGCCCGACCAAGCGCCCCGCGGTACAGGTCGGCGACCCCTTCGCCGAGAAGGTGCTCATCGAGTGCTGCCTCGAGCTCTTCGCGGGCGACCTCGTCGAGGGCATCCAAGACCTCGGCGCGGCCGGCATCTCGTGCGCGACCTCCGAGCTCGCGTCGAACGGCGACGGCGGCATGGCGATCGTGCTCGACGACGTGCTGCTGCGCGACCCGACGCTCACGCCCGAAGAGATCCTGATGAGCGAGAGCCAGGAGCGCATGATGGCGATCGTGCGCCCCGAGAAGCTCGACGGCTTCCTCGAGGTCGTCAAGAAGTGGGACGTCGAGACGAGCGTGCTCGGCGAGGTCACCGACACGGGTCGCCTGAGCATCATGTGGCACGGCCAGGAGATCGTGAACGTCGACCCGCGCACCGTCGCCGTCGACGGCCCGGTCTACGAGCGCCCCGTCGCCTACCCCACCTGGATCGACGCGCTGCAGGCCGACACGGCCGCGAAGCTCGACCGCCCGGCGACGCCCGAGGAGATCCGCGCACAGTTCCTGCAACTGGTCGGCTCGGCGAACCAGGCGGATGCCGCGTGGGTCACGAACCAGTACGACAAGTACGTGCTCGGCAACACGGCCCTCAGCTACCCCGACGACGCGGGCATGGTGCGCGTCGACGAGGAGTCCGGCCTCGGCGTCTCGGTCGCGACCGACGCCAACGGCCGCTACTCGCAGCTCGACCCCCGTCAGGGCGCGAAGCTCGCGCTCGCCGAGGCGTACCGCAACGTCGCCGTCTCGGGCGCGGTGCCCGCCGCCGTCTCCGACTGCCTGAACTTCGGCTCCCCCGAGAACCCCGAGGTCATGTGGCAGTTCTCCGAGACGGTCGAAGGCCTCAGCGACGGATGCCTCGAGCTCGGCATCCCCGTCACGGGCGGCAACGTCTCGTTCTACAACCAGACCGGTGACGTGCCGATCCACCCGACGCCCGTGATCGCCGTGCTCGGCGTGATCGACGACGTCGCCCGCCGCATCCCGTCGGGATGGCAGGACGACGGCCACAACATCTACCTCCTCGGCGACACCGCGCTCGAGCTCGACGGCTCCGCGTGGGCCGGCGTCGTGCACGGCCACCTCGGCGGTCGCCCGCCGGCCGTCGACCTCGCCGGTGAGAAGCGCCTCGCCGAGCTGCTGAACGCGGCGGCGATCGAGGGCCTCATCGACTCGGCGCACGACCTCTCCGACGGCGGCCTCGCGATCGCCCTCGCCGAGGCGGTCGGCCGCTTCGGCCTCGGTGCCCGCGTCGTGCTCGACGAGGTCGCCGGCGACGCCGACATCGACCTCGCCACCGCGCTCTTCTCCGAGTCGACGGGCCGCGTCATCGTGACGGTACCGCGCGAAGACGACGTGAAGTTCCGCGGCCTCTGCGATGGGCGCGACTACCCGGTGCGCCGCATCGGCGTGACCGACGCGACATCCGGAGCCCTCGAGGTGCAGGGACTCTTCACCGTCTCGATCGACGAGCTGCGCGGCATCAACCGCGCGCCGCTCGCCGACGCGTTCGGCCCCATCGTCGGCTACTGA
- the phnE gene encoding phosphonate ABC transporter, permease protein PhnE — translation MSLATATPPAPSAPPPAPSPSVAERAPRRRVSPERIAATLTLGAIIVASVIALADSGISIPSMIESWGNAERFFARVGTITFPETGELLYLTALTIGLVLCGTLLAAVISVPVAYLAASNTTPGRGWQAFGRFVTVLTRAIPDVVLAMVFVLMFSLGSLPGILAIGIHSVGMISKLFADAIEQIDEGPRLAIRAAGGSKLQEFTSGILPQVLPSWVATVLHRNDINLRGSVVLGYVGVVGLGMEMSFAFKSLNYSEGLGIALVMFALCVVMEIVSSVVRQAMLGGAPTGRGLGDRVVRLAGRAGGKRGVETTPVARPAVSHDLDAALRRPWDAVRIRNAVWGWVALAVVVGSVLVCDIQWGDLVTFWAKVPAIAVQFWPPSFGNYDAATMFGAMAQTIGIALAATLLAFVVSVFVGSLAARNVAPNGTVRTSMRLLLVVIRGIPEVILAIVLIVITGLGSQAGTLALAFGGVGLLGKLIADSFEEVKQGPERALRATGASRGQVYASATLPQGTRALIGHSFYLLDTNIRAATILGIVGGGGIGYYLLNAGQGSNYAVVTAIVLMILVTVLIVEGIAMWMRRVFR, via the coding sequence ATGAGTCTCGCCACCGCCACGCCGCCGGCCCCGTCGGCGCCGCCGCCCGCACCGTCGCCCTCGGTCGCCGAACGCGCGCCCCGCCGCCGCGTCTCGCCGGAGCGCATCGCCGCGACCCTGACGCTCGGCGCGATCATCGTGGCATCCGTCATCGCCCTCGCCGACTCGGGCATCTCGATCCCGAGCATGATCGAGAGCTGGGGCAACGCCGAGCGGTTCTTCGCCCGCGTCGGCACCATCACCTTCCCCGAGACTGGGGAGCTCCTCTACCTGACCGCCCTCACGATCGGCCTCGTGCTCTGCGGCACGCTGCTCGCCGCGGTCATCTCGGTGCCGGTCGCCTACCTCGCGGCGTCGAACACGACGCCGGGCCGGGGCTGGCAGGCCTTCGGGCGTTTCGTCACGGTGCTCACTCGTGCGATCCCCGACGTCGTGCTCGCGATGGTCTTCGTGCTCATGTTCTCGCTCGGGTCGCTCCCGGGCATCCTCGCGATCGGCATCCACTCGGTCGGCATGATCTCCAAGCTCTTCGCCGACGCGATCGAGCAGATCGACGAGGGGCCTCGCCTCGCGATCCGCGCCGCGGGCGGCTCGAAGCTGCAGGAGTTCACGAGCGGCATCCTGCCACAGGTGCTCCCGTCGTGGGTCGCGACCGTGCTGCACCGCAACGACATCAACCTGCGCGGCTCGGTCGTGCTCGGCTACGTCGGCGTCGTCGGCCTCGGCATGGAGATGTCGTTCGCGTTCAAGTCGCTGAACTACTCCGAGGGCCTCGGCATCGCGCTCGTGATGTTCGCGCTCTGCGTCGTCATGGAGATCGTCTCGAGCGTCGTGCGCCAGGCGATGCTCGGCGGCGCGCCGACGGGGCGCGGCCTGGGTGACCGGGTCGTGCGCCTCGCCGGTCGAGCCGGCGGGAAGCGCGGTGTCGAGACCACGCCGGTCGCTCGACCGGCGGTGTCGCACGACCTCGACGCGGCGCTCCGCCGCCCGTGGGACGCCGTACGGATCCGCAACGCCGTCTGGGGCTGGGTCGCACTCGCGGTCGTCGTCGGCAGCGTGCTCGTCTGCGACATCCAGTGGGGCGACCTCGTCACGTTCTGGGCGAAGGTCCCCGCGATCGCCGTGCAGTTCTGGCCGCCGAGCTTCGGCAACTACGACGCCGCCACGATGTTCGGCGCGATGGCGCAGACGATCGGCATCGCCCTCGCCGCGACCCTGCTCGCCTTCGTCGTCTCGGTGTTCGTCGGCTCGCTCGCCGCCCGCAACGTCGCCCCGAACGGCACGGTGCGCACCTCGATGCGGCTGCTGCTCGTCGTGATCCGCGGCATCCCCGAGGTGATCCTCGCGATCGTGCTCATCGTCATCACCGGCCTCGGCAGCCAGGCGGGTACGCTCGCCCTCGCGTTCGGCGGCGTCGGCCTGCTCGGCAAGCTCATCGCCGACTCGTTCGAAGAGGTGAAGCAGGGGCCCGAGCGCGCGCTCCGCGCCACCGGCGCGAGCCGCGGCCAGGTCTACGCCTCGGCGACGTTGCCGCAGGGCACTCGGGCGCTCATCGGCCACAGCTTCTACCTGCTCGACACGAACATCCGTGCGGCGACGATCCTCGGCATCGTGGGCGGCGGCGGCATCGGCTACTACCTGCTGAACGCCGGCCAGGGCTCGAATTACGCGGTCGTGACCGCGATCGTGCTGATGATCCTCGTCACGGTGCTGATCGTCGAGGGCATCGCGATGTGGATGCGGCGGGTGTTCCGATGA
- the phnC gene encoding phosphonate ABC transporter ATP-binding protein — MSTPVDNGDAAVIEVTGLTKEFGRTVALQGASLTVARGEIVVLLGLSGSGKSTLLRHLDGLETPTAGSVRVLGQEVPRLTGRRLRALRSRLGFVFQQFDLVPSLTVLENVLTGALSELRGPRIGLWSYPRRLKLTALAHLDRVGLLDRAYQRADTLSGGQQQRVAIARALMQGPEILLADEPVASLDPESSEQVMSLIREIAMDAGLTVVCSLHQVDLALSWGDRIVGLRHGEVVLDTPAEGLSKAEVMEIYGRVATSTTELEAIEVELADAAADAASETRLADGALRS; from the coding sequence ATGAGCACGCCAGTCGACAACGGGGATGCAGCCGTCATCGAGGTCACCGGACTCACCAAGGAGTTCGGCCGCACCGTGGCGCTGCAAGGGGCGTCGCTCACGGTCGCGCGGGGGGAGATCGTGGTGCTCCTCGGGCTCTCGGGGTCGGGCAAGTCGACGCTGCTCCGGCACCTCGACGGCCTCGAGACCCCGACCGCGGGTTCCGTGCGAGTGCTCGGCCAGGAGGTGCCGCGCCTCACGGGGCGGCGCCTCCGGGCCCTGCGCAGCCGCTTGGGCTTCGTCTTCCAGCAGTTCGACCTCGTGCCCTCGCTCACCGTGCTCGAGAACGTGCTGACCGGCGCGCTCTCGGAGCTGCGCGGGCCGCGCATCGGGCTGTGGAGCTACCCGCGGCGCCTGAAGCTCACGGCGCTCGCCCACCTCGACCGGGTGGGCCTGCTCGACCGGGCCTACCAGCGCGCCGACACCCTCTCGGGCGGCCAGCAGCAGCGCGTCGCCATCGCACGCGCCCTCATGCAAGGCCCCGAGATCCTCCTCGCCGACGAGCCCGTCGCCTCCCTCGACCCCGAGTCGAGCGAACAGGTCATGTCGCTCATCCGCGAGATCGCGATGGACGCGGGCCTCACCGTCGTCTGCAGCCTCCACCAGGTCGACCTCGCGCTCTCGTGGGGCGACCGCATCGTCGGCCTCCGCCACGGCGAGGTCGTGCTCGACACCCCAGCCGAGGGACTCTCCAAGGCCGAGGTCATGGAGATCTACGGCCGGGTCGCCACCTCGACCACCGAACTCGAGGCGATCGAGGTCGAACTCGCGGATGCCGCGGCCGATGCCGCGTCCGAGACCCGCCTCGCCGACGGCGCGCTGCGCTCATGA
- a CDS encoding phosphonatase-like hydrolase, which translates to MTSNTTTGLSADELAERDELVEQTETGEVDLRALSADQLDDRLDRLAELDDDDFDDDDEESGDIELIVLDMAGTTVADDGVVERAFALAAERSGIATGEAFDAALQYVRDTMGQSKIEVFRVLADGDEAAAQRGNAAFEGAYSELVASEGVAEIAGAADVIRELRGAGASVVLTTGFSPETRTAIIDALGWHDLADLLLSPADAGRGRPYPDLPLTALLRTGASAVDAMVVVGDTVSDVASGVNAGAGFVVGVLSGAHDREALEAAGADAVIENITELPALLGLRGE; encoded by the coding sequence ATGACCTCGAACACCACCACCGGCCTCTCCGCCGACGAACTCGCCGAGCGCGACGAACTGGTCGAGCAGACGGAGACCGGCGAGGTCGACCTCCGCGCGCTCTCGGCCGACCAGCTCGACGACCGACTCGACCGACTCGCGGAACTCGACGACGACGACTTCGACGACGACGACGAGGAATCCGGTGACATCGAGCTCATCGTGCTCGACATGGCCGGCACCACCGTCGCCGACGACGGGGTCGTCGAGCGGGCGTTCGCCCTGGCTGCCGAGCGCAGCGGCATCGCCACCGGCGAGGCCTTCGACGCCGCGCTGCAGTACGTGCGCGACACGATGGGGCAGTCGAAGATCGAGGTGTTCCGCGTGCTCGCCGATGGCGACGAAGCCGCCGCGCAGCGGGGCAACGCGGCCTTCGAGGGAGCGTACTCCGAGCTCGTCGCGAGCGAGGGCGTCGCCGAGATCGCCGGCGCGGCCGACGTCATCAGGGAACTGCGGGGCGCCGGGGCATCCGTCGTGCTCACGACCGGGTTCTCGCCCGAGACGCGCACCGCGATCATCGACGCGCTCGGCTGGCACGACCTCGCCGACCTGCTGCTGTCGCCGGCCGACGCCGGACGCGGTCGCCCGTACCCCGACCTGCCGCTCACGGCGTTGCTGCGCACGGGCGCGAGCGCGGTCGACGCGATGGTCGTCGTCGGCGACACCGTGAGCGATGTCGCATCGGGCGTCAACGCGGGCGCCGGGTTCGTGGTCGGCGTGCTGAGCGGCGCCCACGACCGCGAGGCACTCGAGGCCGCCGGCGCCGACGCCGTCATCGAGAACATCACCGAGCTGCCCGCGCTGCTCGGCCTCCGCGGCGAGTAG
- a CDS encoding alcohol dehydrogenase catalytic domain-containing protein, with protein MSMHTVVRVGDLDVIVKPSPVAMVWYEPGRPHEALAAPGVRLAPGEALVEVELATVCGSDVHTVSGHRSAPAPLVLGHEQVGRVVAVGDGAVRADGSPLALGDRVVWSVTVSCGDCDRCRRGLAQKCRTLAKYGHERVHRGWELSGGFATHVQLRAGTATVRVSETLPAAIAAPASCATATAVAALDAAAARVELDGALLLVTGAGMIGLSVAAMAVEAGAEVIVADPDASRRAFARRLGAVTVDPLARGAAPERLDAVLARFAERGLTEVLVAIEASGTAAAVRTVLDVIGVGGVAVLVGSVSPGSEVSLDPETIVRRLATVTGVHNYTAVQLERAVAFLERAWQQLPFEELVGATHPLAELDLALEEAATGLHVRVGVAPGRRLI; from the coding sequence ATGTCGATGCACACCGTCGTGCGGGTGGGCGACCTCGACGTGATCGTCAAGCCCTCACCGGTCGCCATGGTCTGGTACGAACCCGGCCGCCCGCACGAGGCGCTCGCGGCGCCCGGCGTGCGGCTCGCGCCCGGCGAGGCGCTCGTCGAGGTCGAGCTCGCGACCGTCTGCGGTTCCGACGTGCACACCGTCAGCGGCCACCGCTCGGCCCCCGCGCCGCTCGTGCTCGGGCACGAGCAGGTCGGCCGCGTCGTCGCCGTCGGCGACGGCGCCGTGCGGGCCGACGGGTCGCCGCTCGCGCTCGGCGACCGCGTCGTCTGGTCGGTCACCGTCAGCTGCGGCGACTGCGACCGGTGCCGCAGGGGGCTCGCCCAGAAGTGCCGCACGCTCGCCAAGTACGGACATGAGCGCGTGCACCGCGGCTGGGAGCTGTCGGGCGGATTCGCCACTCACGTGCAGTTGCGCGCCGGTACCGCGACGGTGCGTGTGAGCGAGACGCTGCCTGCAGCCATCGCCGCGCCCGCCTCCTGCGCGACGGCCACCGCGGTCGCCGCCCTCGACGCCGCTGCGGCGCGGGTCGAACTCGACGGAGCCCTCCTGCTCGTGACGGGGGCGGGCATGATCGGGCTGTCGGTCGCGGCAATGGCCGTCGAGGCGGGCGCCGAGGTCATCGTCGCGGACCCGGATGCCTCGCGGCGCGCGTTCGCCCGGCGGCTCGGCGCCGTCACGGTCGACCCGCTCGCCCGCGGCGCCGCGCCCGAACGCCTCGACGCCGTGCTCGCCCGCTTCGCGGAGCGCGGGCTCACCGAGGTGCTGGTGGCGATCGAAGCCTCGGGCACGGCGGCAGCGGTGCGCACCGTGCTCGACGTCATCGGGGTCGGCGGCGTCGCCGTGCTCGTCGGCAGCGTGTCGCCCGGGTCGGAGGTGAGCCTCGACCCCGAGACGATCGTGCGGCGCCTCGCCACCGTGACCGGTGTGCACAACTACACGGCGGTGCAGCTCGAGCGCGCGGTCGCGTTCCTCGAGCGGGCATGGCAGCAGCTGCCCTTCGAGGAGCTCGTGGGGGCGACGCATCCGCTCGCCGAACTCGACCTCGCGCTCGAGGAGGCCGCGACGGGACTGCACGTGCGCGTCGGCGTGGCGCCTGGTCGCCGTCTGATCTGA
- a CDS encoding PLDc N-terminal domain-containing protein: MDGFFVWNLLAIIVGIAYLAAIVWVVSLIIRSDELNELERWIWAIAVICFPLVGSIVWFAAGPHPFGIRISRDLR, from the coding sequence ATGGACGGATTCTTCGTGTGGAACCTCCTCGCGATCATCGTCGGCATCGCGTACCTCGCCGCCATCGTCTGGGTCGTGTCGCTGATCATCCGCAGCGATGAGCTGAACGAACTCGAGCGCTGGATCTGGGCGATCGCGGTGATCTGCTTCCCGCTCGTCGGCTCCATCGTGTGGTTCGCCGCCGGCCCGCACCCGTTCGGCATCCGCATCAGCCGCGACCTCCGGTAG